The bacterium genome includes the window TTAAACTCACGATCACCGTCCGTTGGACGCCGTCCGCTTCCACCAGCGCTTCATCACCTGTCAATGCGATAATTTTTACAGGCACTGCCAAACACATCGTCCGTCTCCTTTCACAACTCTCCTCATCAATAAAACTCCCGGTTATTGAGCTGCTCAGACTGCTCGTTTTTAAAAAAAAACTGATACCGTCTCCAACCGATAGCACCGGCGTTGACGATACGGTTTCCTTTTACCCAACCTGTCCGTGTCGATGCGTTTTTTTCTTTAAAAATGAGTAATCTGAGCGGCGATACCCCTGCACCAAAATACTTCCCGATTTATTTCTGCAAACTCGCCAATGCAATCGCCGCCTGCCCCAGTGCAATCCCACCATCATTTGAAGGAACCAGCCGGTTGCCATACACAGTAAATCCCTTTTGCTCCAAATTTATCCGAAGCTTTTTAGAAAGCAGATCATTTTGAAAAACACCTCCGGATAAAACCACTGACGAAATCTCTGTATCTGATTTTATCCGGCAACAAGCATCACACAAAACACTTGCCAGCATATTATGAAATTTAGCCGCCATTTTTTCACGTTTTGCCCCGCTGCTGATATCCACCAATAATTGCCGAAACATCCTTTCAAATGAAATATTCAACACGCCGTCATGATCTTCAAGCGTTCCTGTATAAGCTTGTTCTTCATCCGGATCAGCTAAAAATTGCAGACCCATCGCCGCCTGCGCTTCATAAGTAATGGGATCATGCAACCCAATCAATCCGGCGACTGCATCAAAGAGTCTCCCGGCACTGGATGTCAAGGATGTCTGCACACCTTGCTCTAACATGGTGGTAAGCATCGCCATATCATCCTTGCGAATAGAGGTTAAATGACGATGCGCCGCCGCAAGCCCTTCTGCCTTTAAATAGGTATACAGATATGCCAATGCCATTCGCTGAGGATGGCGTACTGCCTGGTCACCACCGGGCATGGGAATAGGCTGAAAATGGGCCAATCGCTCAAAACCATGGTAATTCGCAAGCAAAATCTCTCCGCCCCAGATGGTACGGTCCGGTCCATATCCTGTGCCATCCATCACCACCCCAATCACTTTTTCATTCAAACCATTCTCCACCATGGCAGAAGCAATATGGGAGTGATGGTGCTGCACCTCAAAAATTTGTTTTTCCCGGCCGGCCCGTACATATTGGGATGAACGATAATCGGGATGAAGATCGCAAACCGCCACATCCGCCTGAATATTGAGTAAGCGGCTGAAATCTTTTATCTGCTCGCGGTAAAAATCATAAGCGTACTTATCGGTAAGATCGCCGATATGTTGTGATAAAAATGCCAAATTTCCTTTGGTGAAGCAAAAGGTATTCTTCAGATCAGCACCTGCGGCAAAAACCCTCGGTCCCTCAAAGGGCAGCTCAATCGGCTCCGGGACATACCCCCGGGACCGGCGCAACACCGTCGATGTCGTCCCCACCACACGCATCACCGAATCATCACAGCGCCGCACGATCGGCCGATCATGGTCCAATGCAGCATCCGCAATTGTCCCTAAAATTTTTCCCAACCCGGCGATATCCTGGGCAATCGGTTCTTCCGCTAAATTTCCGCTGGTCATGACCAAGGGACTCTGTCTGGCCGCCAGGAGGTGATGAACCGGTGAATACGGTAAAAACACACCCAATTCATCTGTATCAGGCGCCAGATTCTCCGGCAGATCAAATCCGGGGACTTTTCTTAGCAATACAATCGGTGCTGCACAATCCCGCAGTAAGTGCTCTTCTTGCGGCGAACACACACAGACCCTGCGAACAGCCTCAATGGTGGCAAACATCACTGCTAAAGCCTTGTCAGGCCGATGTTTTCTCTTTCGCAATGCTGCAATGGCGGTATGATTGGTTGCATCACAAGCCAGATGGTACCCGCCGATTCCTTTGAGTGCAAGAATTTTCCCCTGTCCGAGAAATGTATTTGCCGTCTCCAGGGGATTCCCCGGCAAAGGTTGTCCGTTTGCGCCAACACATTGAAGTGCGGGCCCGCATTGAGAACAAGCATTGGGTTGCGCATGAAACCGCCGATCATGGACACTCCCATATTCCTGCTGACAGGCAGGGCACATTACAAACTGCCGCATGGCGGTCCGTTGACGATCATACGGCAGTGAATGAATAATGGTAAACCGGGGTCCGCAATGAATGCAGTTGGTAAAAGCATAGTCAAAACGCCGGTCCGTGGGTTGCTTGATTTCCTTTTGGCACTCAGAACAGGTCGCTAAATCAGGCGGAAAAGCCGGTACGGTTTCTCCGGTCGCTTCGCTGGTTGTTATCAAAAAACCCTGTTCCAAAACCAGATCAATTTCCCGGAGCTGCATGGTTTCAACATGCGATATCCGGGGCGGCTCGATTTCCAATTGCCTGAAAAATTGCGCCAGCATATTTCGGTTTCCCTGAACTTCCAACACAACACCGGAGGCGGTGTTATTCACAAATCCACTCAACCCGGCCTGGGTCGCATAGCGATACACCAGAGGTCTAAACCCAACTCCTTGGACACGGCCGCTGATCTCCGCCCGAATCCGTATCATCTGATCCGGCAATTTTTTGTTTAAAATCGCATCTATCATACTATTTCCCACACACTTATTTTTTTTCCGAAAACGTCAACAGCCAGTCCACCCAGGCTTGCATCCCTTCACTCTTATAAGCGGAAAGCGCAAAAACCGGAACATCACCATTGATCTGTTTAACCGCCGCAAGACAAACATCCATCTGAAAAGGCAAATACGGCAGAAGATCAATCTTCGATAAAATCACTGCCTTGGATTCACGAAAGAGCAAAGGATATTTCAAGGCCTTGTCTTCACCCTCGGTCACACTTAAGACTGCGATCTTGGCATGCTCACCAATGTCAAATTCAGCCGGACATACCAAGTTCCCGACATTCTCCACAATCACCAGGTCCAATTCATCCAACGGCAGATCAAGCAGCGCATAATGGACAAGTTTGGCTTCCAAATGACAGGCACCGTCAGTCAACAACTGACTAACCGGAATCTGCAAAGTCGCCAGCCGCTCTGCATCCCGGGTTGTTTCCACATCCCCTTCCAAAACACCAAATCGCAGCCGACCCTTCAAAAACGTCTGGATTTTTTCCAATAGCGCAGTTTTTCCCGCACCCGGAGAACCGATAATATTAATCATGGTAATTTTTTTTTCTTTGAGGACCTCTCGGGTCTTAGCCGCCCATTCCTCGTTGGCCCCCATCAAATTTCGATAGACTTTAATTTCCTGTTTCATTCTCCACCTCAACTTCCAGATGATCTAAATACAATTCCATACCACTGATTGTATCGAGTGATTGCGACTGACACCCTTGGCAGGCAAAACTCGGCGGGGTAATCTCACTGACCTGACCGCACACCAAACACTTGGCTTTGATGGGTGCTTCTATAATATTCAGCTTTGAGCCCGCCGCCGGTGTATCCTGGATCAAAGCTTCATACGCCGATTCTAAAAATTGCGGAACAATTTGGCGCATACGCCCTGCAACAACGT containing:
- the hypB gene encoding hydrogenase nickel incorporation protein HypB, with the protein product MKQEIKVYRNLMGANEEWAAKTREVLKEKKITMINIIGSPGAGKTALLEKIQTFLKGRLRFGVLEGDVETTRDAERLATLQIPVSQLLTDGACHLEAKLVHYALLDLPLDELDLVIVENVGNLVCPAEFDIGEHAKIAVLSVTEGEDKALKYPLLFRESKAVILSKIDLLPYLPFQMDVCLAAVKQINGDVPVFALSAYKSEGMQAWVDWLLTFSEKK
- a CDS encoding hydrogenase maturation nickel metallochaperone HypA produces the protein MHEFSICQNLVEAILDAIKTMQPRPKRLLSAHVVAGRMRQIVPQFLESAYEALIQDTPAAGSKLNIIEAPIKAKCLVCGQVSEITPPSFACQGCQSQSLDTISGMELYLDHLEVEVENETGN
- the hypF gene encoding carbamoyltransferase HypF, which encodes MIDAILNKKLPDQMIRIRAEISGRVQGVGFRPLVYRYATQAGLSGFVNNTASGVVLEVQGNRNMLAQFFRQLEIEPPRISHVETMQLREIDLVLEQGFLITTSEATGETVPAFPPDLATCSECQKEIKQPTDRRFDYAFTNCIHCGPRFTIIHSLPYDRQRTAMRQFVMCPACQQEYGSVHDRRFHAQPNACSQCGPALQCVGANGQPLPGNPLETANTFLGQGKILALKGIGGYHLACDATNHTAIAALRKRKHRPDKALAVMFATIEAVRRVCVCSPQEEHLLRDCAAPIVLLRKVPGFDLPENLAPDTDELGVFLPYSPVHHLLAARQSPLVMTSGNLAEEPIAQDIAGLGKILGTIADAALDHDRPIVRRCDDSVMRVVGTTSTVLRRSRGYVPEPIELPFEGPRVFAAGADLKNTFCFTKGNLAFLSQHIGDLTDKYAYDFYREQIKDFSRLLNIQADVAVCDLHPDYRSSQYVRAGREKQIFEVQHHHSHIASAMVENGLNEKVIGVVMDGTGYGPDRTIWGGEILLANYHGFERLAHFQPIPMPGGDQAVRHPQRMALAYLYTYLKAEGLAAAHRHLTSIRKDDMAMLTTMLEQGVQTSLTSSAGRLFDAVAGLIGLHDPITYEAQAAMGLQFLADPDEEQAYTGTLEDHDGVLNISFERMFRQLLVDISSGAKREKMAAKFHNMLASVLCDACCRIKSDTEISSVVLSGGVFQNDLLSKKLRINLEQKGFTVYGNRLVPSNDGGIALGQAAIALASLQK